Proteins found in one Lepeophtheirus salmonis chromosome 9, UVic_Lsal_1.4, whole genome shotgun sequence genomic segment:
- the LOC121124584 gene encoding structural maintenance of chromosomes protein 3 yields MIQLYSYLFHNSEKKTWKMTWIESLEISGFKSYSESPTILTFSEGLNAIVGSNGSGKSNILWAIDLLFQPRTMSSKVRQSIFHQSAAQANKTHISGYVLMTLNNSSQGFPFPLEKVHIKRVIGLKSDSFFVNSILYSREDYRNLIENALNHVFIRQGEVCKFALMSSGERFQAIKTYCGIDHFDYIWGLINKRMNHIIKSSELVEEELCEFDKCLLDCEKEIQALNRHKDLVKRIDALSYIMNARNLEHYKNKVNVIADEISEQINENRYANCSEELKVHEENLQGFCRKQNLLREDIIALNQDFNNELSHYERLKCELSDLEEEYPVGDSQRNNDKLNEIKETKNNLEEHLNDIKMRLDKQEDRVNEDMTDFEVHQGLQDEGLNIMISKTQNKEEWSQKEIDKLSKSIHEKKEWILIHEKEVEKTKANLEDLENKRTIFLQDLTAIESPISNLLYEYEEVSREHTDLMRQLTNRRMFLIDLKDDFWLCEESIKSRYSMRSLIMGISSMKKIYEELLESKSSLLDGFYGLLIDCLDHQENIVQSVSAVAGTRLFYHVVSHLSIADKLLKLFKERNYQGEVYFISLDNLKSSVKIKDNEYDPTSARPLMSEMRFSPKEVESAMKYVFGKWLLVRDINSAHIHFHRRISVVTLEGDTFYGNGVISGGFRRLGQDNTTLYLKVTEKSEAMYKTEDEIWELESNSHGLQSKMNVFCKDIESSKLSNSSRDMKHDQIMSDLKVIDIEIQYSKEDLEKTSEALIRTKIDLQKYSEQKKLYLDRTSVLFNKMKSPSFIKNLKLKRTKYVESHGELRNIIQEKKDLECKVNFCTKAEEELINKLQNETRVKELIQKKSKGLESLREYLTRIKGDRSKVRKQIAELDIQINDMKEIIKTKSDILSTLNEENDIVDTLFFKKRHYESEISKLQDQTQYFEGNSNKYLTYYKNLNMSHCLQRMRALKKEQNKLGSSTSFCTAYEVQECTNKANGMKDKFSAISFGTCRQIDLIEILDSSRREIIDHTVEEVEKYFGDVFRFLAGNSSEGKIRTGRNPEGTIQDLDVLVSFIDGGELSGSNIDHLSVGQKTVVALSFIFSMQNCNPAGLYIMDEVDAALDPDIRRNLSMWLNRHVHNSDSTRQVIFTTFRKELVEHADRCIRVQDNNGISQIQTIPLNEAIDFVSGSLSQ; encoded by the exons atgatacaattatattcatatttgtttcATAATTCAGAGAAGAAGACGTGGAAGATGACGTGGATAGAATCGTTGGAAATCAGTGGATTCAAGTCCTACAGCGAATCCCCAACTATATTGACCTTTAGCGAAGGCTTAAACGCCATTGTTGGAAGCAACGGATCTGGGAAGTCCAACATTCTCTGGGCCATTGATCTACTTTTCCAGCCCCGTACCATGAGTTCTAAAGTACGCCAGTCCATTTTTCATCAAAGTGCTGCTCAGGCTAATAAGACACACATCAGTGGCTACGTTCTTATGACTCTCAATAACTCGTCTCAAGGCTTTCCATTTCCATTGGAGAAG GTCCATATCAAAAGAGTCATCGGTCTCAAAAGTGACTCCTTCTTCGTTAATTCAATTCTTTATTCCAGAGAAGACTATCGGAATCTCATCGAAAATGCTTTAAATCACGTCTTCATTCGACAAGGAGAAGTCTGTAAATTTGCTCTTATGTCTTCTGGAGAAAGGTTTCAAGCCATTAAG acaTACTGTGGGATTGatcattttgattatatttggggACTCATAAACAAGCGAATGAACCATATAATTAAATCATCGGAGCTCGTTGAGGAAGAATTGTGCGAATTTGACAAGTGTTTACTTGACTGTGAGAAGGAGATCCAGGCTCTCAATAGACATAAGGATTTAGTCAAACGGATCGATGCCTTGAGCTATATAATGAATGCCAGGAACCTTGAACATTACAAGAATAAAGTAAATGTTATTGCAGATGAGATAAGTGAGCAAATCAATGAAAATAGGTACGCAAATTGTTCAGAAGAACTCAAGGTTCATGAAGAAAACTTGCAAGGCTTTTGCAGGAAGCAAAACTTACTTCGAGAGGATATTATTGCTCTGAATCAggattttaataatgaattgtCTCATTATGAAAGGTTAAAATGCGAGTTGTCGGATTTAGAAGAGGAATATCCCGTAGGGGATTCTCAAAGaaacaatgataaattaaatgagattaaggaaacaaaaaataacctgGAGGAGCATTTGAATGACATTAAAATGCGCTTAGACAAACAAGAAGATAGAGTTAATGAGGATATGACGGACTTTGAAGTTCATCAAGGATTACAAGATGAGGGTTTGAATATTATGATATCCAAAActcaaaataaagaagaatggAGCCAAAAAGAGATTGATAAACTAAGCAAAAGTATTCATGAGAAAAAAGAATGGATACTCATTCATGAGAAAGAAGTGGAAAAAACCAAAGCAAACTTAGAGGatttagaaaacaaaagaacaatttttcttcaagatttgACAGCTATCGAAAGTCCAATTTCCAACTTACTATACGAATATGAGGAAGTATCTAGAGAGCATACTGATCTTATGCGACAATTGACCAATCGAAGAATGTTTTTAATTGATCTAAAAGATGATTTTTGGTTATGTGAAGAGAGCATAAAGAGTCGATATAGCATGCGATCCTTAATTATGGGTATATCATCAATGAAAAAGATCTATGAAGAGCTACTCGAGAGTAAAAGTAGTTTACTTGATGGATTTTATGGTCTGTTAATAGACTGTCTTGATCATCAAGAAAATATTGTTCAGTCCGTGAGTGCAGTTGCAGGAACAAGACTATTTTACCATGTTGTCTCTCACCTAAGCATTGCCGATAAATTACTTAAACTCTTCAAGGAGCGTAATTATCAAg gggaagtatattttatttctcttgataacttaaaaagttctgtcaaaattaaagataacGAATACGATCCGACGTCTGCCCGTCCGCTAATGTCAGAGATGAGATTTTCGCCTAAAGAAGTTGAATCTGCAATGAAATATGTGTTCGGGAAATGGCTTTTGGTTAGAGATATTAACTCAGCACATATACATTTTCATCGTAGGATAAGCGTCGTTACACTTGAGGGCGATACTTTTTACGGCAATGGAGTCATATCAGGAGGATTTAGAAGACTTGGTCAAGATAATACTACTTTGTATCTCAAAGTAACGGAAAAGAGTGAAGCTATGTATAAAACTGAAGACGAAATTTGGGAGTTAGAGAGTAACTCTCATGGGCTTCagtcaaaaatgaatgttttttgtaaGGATATCGAAAGTTCAAAACTATCAAACAGCTCTCGTGATATGAAACATGATCAAATCATGTCAGATTTGAAAGTGATAGATATAGAAATCCAATATTCAAAAGAAGATCTGGAAAAAACATCAGAAGCACTCATTAGAACTAAAATAGATCTACAGAAATATTCTGAACAAAAAAAGCTATATCTTGATCGGACGTCAGTTTTGTTCAACAAGATGAAGAGTCCCAGCTTCATTAAAAACCTCAAGCTTAAACGAACAAAGTATGTTGAATCTCATGGTGAATTGAGAAATATTATTcaggaaaaaaaggatttagagtgcaaagtcaatttttgtacaaaggCTGAAGAGGAATTAATTAACAAGTTACAGAATGAAACTCGAGTTAAAGAGTTGATTCAGAAGAAGAGTAAAGGCCTTGAAAGTCTAAGAGAATATCTTACGCGAATAAAAGGAGATAGATCCAAGGTTCGTAAGCAAATAGCTGAGCTTGATATCCAAATCAATGATATGAAGGAAATCATTAAAACCAAGTCTGATATTCTATCTACTCTGAACGAGGAAAATGACATCGTAGATACCTTGTTTTTTAAGAAGAGACATTATGAAAGTGAGATCAGTAAGCTACAAGATCAAACTCAGTACTTTGAAGGAAATTCTAACAAATACTTAACTTATTACAAGAACTTAAATATGAGTCATTGTCTTCAAAGAATGAGGGCCCTtaagaaagaacaaaataaattaggcTCCAGTACAAGCTTTTGCACTGCTTATGAAGTACAGGAATGTACGAATAAAGCCAATGGaatgaaagataaattttcAGCAATCTCCTTTGGAACTTGTCGAcaaattgatttaattgaaattttagatAGTTCTAGACGAGAAATCATTGACCATACGGTGGAAGAGgttgaaaaatactttggagATGTTTTTCGATTCCTAGCTGGGAACAGCTCTGAAGGAAAGATAAGGACCGGTAGAAATCCAGAAGGTACTATACAGGATTTGGACGTTTTGGTTTCCTTTATAGATGGTGGTGAGTTATCTGGTTCAAATATTGATCATTTGAGTGTTGGACAAAAAACAGTTGTTgctctttcatttattttctccatGCAG AATTGTAACCCTGCTGGCCTCTACATAATGGATGAAGTGGATGCGGCACTTGATCCAGATATACGTCGTAACTTATCTATGTGGTTGAATAGACATGTCCATAATAGTGATTCAACGAGGCAGGTGATTTTTACCACTTTTAGAAAGGAATTAGTAGAGCATGCTGATCGGTGCATtcgagttcaagataataatggTATTTCACAAATCCAGACCATACCTCTGAATGAGGCCATTGATTTTGTTTCCGGAAGTCTTTCTCAATAG
- the LOC121124872 gene encoding uncharacterized protein gives MISKIVLCLLFVQVAYSEERLHDLPILYQVNQPASTVTVFRGADVAKARAAGLISSPSRASSSAESAAGGQAGLSFSAGGDASGSQAAAAGSRYSAGSFQSAQSGQRGAAAGGATDFGTQDASSSSFQATRTSQAGQRGAAAGGAGRQDASAESSYSTGSFQSAQSGQNGAAGAERQGASAESRYSVGSSQSGQRDAAGAGRQTGSSGSSFSSNSFQSSRTTQAGQQGATVGGAQRQGTSAGSGYSAGSFQSSQSGQGGAAAGGVNGFGSQATSTSSFQASRTSQLGQRGDDSASAGSQAAAAGSSYSAGSFQSAQSGQRGAAAGGATDSGRQTASSSSFQATRTSQAGQRGAVAGGAAGSQTAAAGSRYSAGAFQSAQSGQRAAAAGGAADSGRQTASSSSFQSTRTSQAGQRGAAAGGAAGSQAAAAGSSYSAGSFQSAQSGQRGAAAAGAAGSGRQAASSSSFQATRTSQAGQRGAAAGAGSQAAAAGSSYSAGSFQSSQSGQRGAAAGGSTGSGRQTASSSSFQSTRTSQAGQRGAAAGGAAGSQAAAAGSSYSAGSFQSAQSGQRAAAAGGAAGSGRQAASSSSFQATRTSQAGQRGAAAGAGSQAAAAGSSYSAGSFQSSQSGQRGAAAGGSTGSGRQTASSSSFQSTRTSQAGQRGAAAGGAAGSQAAAAGSRYSAGSFQSAQSGQRAAAAGGSTGSGRQTASSSSFQSTRTSQAGQRGAVAGGAAGSQAAAAGSRYSAGSFQSSQSGQRGAAAGGSTGSGRQTASSSSFQSTRTSQAGQRGLPLVVLLVVKLLLLDQATLQDPSNLLNLDNVVLPLLVQLVLVDKLLHLLPSKLQEPPKLDNVVLLLVLVVKLLLLDQATLQDLSNLPNLVNVVLQLVVLLVLVDKQLHLLPSKLQEPPKLDNVVLPLVVLLVVKLLLLDQATLQDPSNLLNLDNVLLQLVVLLVLVDKQLHLLPSKLQEPPKLDNVVLPLVVLLVVKLLLLDQATLQDLSNLLNLDNVVLPLLVQLVLVDKLLHLHPSKLQEPPKLDNVVLPLVLVVKLLLLDQAILPDPSNLDNVVLPLVVLIDKLLHLLILDLK, from the exons ATGATTTCAAAG atTGTCCTTTGCCTCCTGTTTGTTCAGGTTGCATATTCAGAAGAAAGATTACATGATCTTCCAATCTTATATCAAGTCAATCAGCCTGCATCTACTGTTACCGTATTTCGAGGAGCAGATGTTGCAAAAGCACGTGCAGCTGGACTAATTTCTTCCCCTTCTAGAGCAAGTTCTTCAGCTGAATCAGCTGCTGGTGGACAAGCCGGATTAAGCTTCTCTGCTGGTGGTGACGCTTCTGGTAGTCAAGCTGCTGCTGCTGGATCAAGGTACTCTGCAGGATCCTTCCAATCTGCTCAATCTGGACAACGTGGTGCTGCCGCTGGTGGTGCAACTGATTTTGGTACACAAGATGCATCATCTAGTTCCTTCCAAGCTACAAGAACCTCCCAAGCTGGACAACGTGGTGCTGCCGCTGGTGGTGCTGGTAGACAAGATGCTTCAGCTGAATCTAGTTACTCTACAGGTTCCTTCCAATCTGCTCAATCAGGACAGAATGGTGCTGCTGGTGCTGAAAGACAAGGTGCCTCTGCTGAATCCAGATACTCCGTAGGATCATCCCAATCTGGACAACGTGATGCTGCTGGTGCTGGTAGACAAACCGGCTCTTCAGGATCAAGCTTCTCCTCTAATTCATTCCAATCATCTAGAACTACTCAAGCTGGACAACAAGGAGCTACTGTTGGTGGTGCTCAAAGACAAGGTACCTCTGCTGGATCAGGCTACTCTGCAGGATCTTTCCAATCTTCTCAATCTGGACAAGGTGGAGCTGCTGCTGGTGGTGTCAATGGTTTTGGTAGTCAAGCTACCTCAACCAGTTCCTTCCAAGCTTCAAGAACTTCTCAATTAGGACAACGTGGTGATGACTCTGCTAGTGCTGGTAGTCAAGCTGCTGCTGCTGGATCAAGCTACTCTGCAGGATCCTTCCAATCTGCTCAATCTGGACAACGTGGTGCTGCCGCTGGTGGTGCAACTGATTCTGGTAGACAAACAGCTTCATCTTCTTCCTTCCAAGCTACAAGAACCTCCCAAGCTGGACAACGTGGTGCTGTTGCTGGTGGTGCTGCTGGTAGCCAAACTGCTGCTGCTGGATCAAGGTACTCTGCAGGAGCCTTCCAATCTGCTCAATCTGGACAACGTGCTGCTGCAGCTGGTGGTGCTGCTGATTCTGGTAGACAAACAGCTTCATCTTCTTCCTTCCAATCTACAAGAACCTCCCAAGCTGGACAACGTGGGGCTGCCGCTGGTGGTGCTGCTGGTAGTCAAGCTGCTGCTGCTGGATCAAGCTACTCTGCAGGATCCTTCCAATCTGCTCAATCTGGACAACGTGGTGCTGCCGCTGCTGGTGCTGCTGGTTCTGGTAGACAAGCTGCTTCATCTTCATCCTTCCAAGCTACAAGAACCTCCCAAGCTGGACAACGTGGTGCTGCCGCTGGTGCTGGTAGTCAAGCTGCTGCTGCTGGATCAAGCTACTCTGCAGGCTCTTTCCAATCTTCCCAATCTGGTCAACGTGGTGCTGCAGCTGGTGGGTCTACTGGTTCCGGTAGACAAACAGCTTCATCTTCTTCCTTCCAATCTACAAGAACCTCCCAAGCTGGACAACGTGGTGCTGCCGCTGGTGGTGCTGCTGGTAGTCAAGCTGCTGCTGCTGGATCAAGCTATTCTGCAGGATCCTTCCAATCTGCTCAATCTGGACAACGTGCTGCTGCAGCTGGTGGTGCTGCTGGTTCTGGTAGACAAGCTGCTTCATCTTCATCCTTCCAAGCTACAAGAACCTCCCAAGCTGGACAACGTGGTGCTGCCGCTGGTGCTGGTAGTCAAGCTGCTGCTGCTGGATCAAGCTACTCTGCAGGATCTTTCCAATCTTCCCAATCTGGTCAACGTGGTGCTGCAGCTGGTGGTTCTACTGGTTCCGGTAGACAAACAGCTTCATCTTCTTCCTTCCAATCTACAAGAACCTCCCAAGCTGGACAACGTGGTGCTGCCGCTGGTGGTGCTGCTGGTAGTCAAGCTGCTGCTGCTGGATCAAGGTACTCTGCAGGATCCTTCCAATCTGCTCAATCTGGACAACGTGCTGCTGCAGCTGGTGGTTCTACTGGTTCTGGTAGACAAACAGCTTCATCTTCTTCCTTCCAATCTACAAGAACCTCCCAAGCTGGACAACGTGGTGCTGTTGCTGGTGGTGCTGCTGGTAGCCAAGCTGCTGCTGCTGGATCAAGGTACTCTGCAGGATCTTTCCAATCTTCCCAATCTGGTCAACGTGGTGCTGCAGCTGGTGGTTCTACTGGTTCTGGTAGACAAACAGCTTCATCTTCTTCCTTCCAATCTACAAGAACCTCCCAAGCTGGACAACGTGGGCTGCCGCTGGTGGTGCTGCTGGTAGTCAAGCTGCTGCTGCTGGATCAAGCTACTCTGCAGGATCCTTCCAATCTGCTCAATCTGGACAACGTGGTGCTGCCGCTGCTGGTGCAACTGGTTTTGGTAGACAAGCTGCTTCATCTGCTTCCTTCCAAGCTACAAGAACCTCCCAAGCTGGACAACGTGGTGCTGCTGCTGGTGCTGGTAGTCAAGCTGCTGCTGCTGGATCAAGCTACTCTGCAGGATCTTTCCAATCTTCCCAATCTGGTCAACGTGGTGCTGCAGCTGGTGGTTCTACTGGTTCTGGTAGACAAACAGCTTCATCTTCTTCCTTCCAAGCTACAAGAACCTCCGAAGCTGGACAACGTGGTGCTGCCGCTGGTGGTGCTGCTGGTAGTCAAGCTGCTGCTGCTGGATCAAGCTACTCTGCAGGATCCTTCCAATCTGCTCAATCTGGACAACGTGCTGCTGCAGCTGGTGGTACTGCTGGTTCTGGTAGACAAACAGCTTCATCTTCTTCCTTCCAAGCTACAAGAACCTCCCAAGCTGGACAACGTGGTGCTGCCGCTGGTGGTGCTGCTGGTAGTCAAGCTGCTGCTGCTGGATCAAGCTACTCTGCAGGATCTTTCCAATCTGCTCAATCTGGACAACGTGGTGTTGCCGCTGCTGGTGCAACTGGTTTTGGTAGACAAGCTGCTTCATCTTCATCCTTCCAAGCTACAAGAACCTCCCAAGCTGGACAACGTGGTGCTGCCGCTGGTGCTGGTAGTCAAGCTGCTGCTGCTGGATCAAGCTATTCTTCCGGATCCTTCCAATCTGGACAACGTGGTGCTGCCGCTGGTGGT TCTGATAGACAAACTGCTTCATCTGCTTATTTTGGATCTCAAATAA